From the genome of Triticum aestivum cultivar Chinese Spring chromosome 3B, IWGSC CS RefSeq v2.1, whole genome shotgun sequence, one region includes:
- the LOC123069335 gene encoding putative F-box/kelch-repeat protein At1g12870 gives MASLLDGDDTNGNRRMFPRVNGTSPKMPANDVRKIKKRISQRMQRTGSMPQRMQRTMSVPQRKQRAMSLQPISELLLDVMVWEILIRLPVESLVRFKLVSKAWYAIISDPVFVRAHLQCSKEKQHRNPSSFLVTPQIYLEPNPSGLFSTNIRFYLWSLQQDDMSRSSSSATLLYGRQFPTGEFGLVSQMAHCDGLVLLPTNTNTYVFNPATRDVVALPRCHRNMLQHPSCLPIGLGLDVSTGTYKVARSFYRSGDYSSVAMGMEVFTINGEEGNWRETLLDPPYPIVCPQTAIHCKGSLFYFIDKKNQRCPAQALLRFCLQDETFGITPLLNNVYPTVEDDDIVLHELDGELCATFFSKCVCNEYWSGWQEIL, from the exons ATGGCCAGTCTGCTGGACGGCGACGATACCAACGGCAATAGAAGGATGTTTCCG AGGGTTAATGGTACTTCTCCAAAAATGCCGGCTAATGATGTGAGGAAAATAAAGAAGAGGATTTCACAGAGGATGCAAAGGACGGGGAGTATGCCACAGAGGATGCAAAGGACGATGAGTGTGCCACAAAGGAAGCAAAGGGCGATGAGTTTGCAGCCTATAAGCGAGCTGTTGTTGGACGTGATGGTGTGGGAGATCTTAATCCGGCTGCCCGTAGAGTCCCTGGTGAGGTTTAAGTTGGTTAGCAAGGCCTGGTACGCTATCATCTCCGACCCTGTTTTTGTTCGTGCGCACCTCCAGTGCTCCAAAGAGAAACAACATCGCAACCCGTCTTCCTTCCTCGTCACCCCCCAGATTTATCTGGAACCAAATCCTTCCGGTCTTTTCTCCACCAACATCCGTTTCTACCTGTGGTCTTTACAACAAGATGACATGAGCAGGAGCAGTAGTAGTGCAACACTCCTTTATGGGAGGCAGTTCCCCACTGGTGAGTTTGGGCTGGTGTCACAAATGGCACACTGTGATGGATTGGTGTTGCTCCCCACAAACACCAACACTTATGTCTTCAACCCAGCAACTAGAGATGTTGTTGCGCTGCCCAGGTGCCACCGCAATATGTTGCAGCATCCAAGCTGCCTTCCAATTGGTTTGGGCCTTGATGTTTCCACCGGAACATACAAGGTTGCACGGTCTTTCTACCGTTCCGGTGATTACAGTTCTGTTGCAATGGGGATGGAGGTCTTCACTATTAATGGTGAAGAGGGCAACTGGAGGGAAACGTTGCTGGATCCACCATACCCTATTGTGTGTCCGCAAACTGCCATACACTGCAAGGGTTCCCTGTTCTATTTCATAGATAAGAAAAATCAGCGATGCCCCGCGCAGGCGCTGCTTCGTTTCTGCCTTCAAGATGAAACATTTGGTATCACTCCATTGCTTAACAACGTGTACCCTACAGTTGAAGATGATGATATTGTTCTCCATGAGCTTGATGGGGAATTATGTGCTACTTTCTTTAGCAAGTGTGTGTGCAACGAGTATTGGTCTGGATGGCAAGAGATATTGTGA